The genomic segment TTTCCCGAAACGCCAGTTCATGGCCGACTTTGCCGCTCGGACCTGTTGGGCTGGGCAATCCTCGAAAAACGTACAGATGAGGAACTTTACCGGTTGTGCAGATTTTTCCAAAAGTTCCGGATGTCTGGCGCCGATAATGTAAGCAAGGGAATATTGCGCGTCGGCGTGCCGAGGACAGTTTTCCCGCGGATTTGAATCCTAATGCAGTCGGCGACTTGACATTAAGTCTTTTTTGGGAATACAGTTGAGTCTCATCTACACCATCGAATTCCGTCCGGCCCCACGGTGTCGGCATTCTACGGGAGACTCAGGTTGTGACCAAAAAAGAAATCGTCAAAGAGATTTCCGAAGCGCTTGGGATGACACAGCTCAAGACCAAAGAGATCGTTCAGAAGACGTTCGACGCCATCGTGAAAACGTTGGTTGAGGACGGTCGGATTGAACTACGCAATTTCGGGGTGTTTGAAGTTAAGAAGCGAGCGGCACGGAAAGCACGTAATCCACGTACGGGTGACAAAGTTTTTGTCCCCGAAAAATTCGTGGTGACGTTCAAGCCGGGCAAGGAAATGGAAGAGAAGGTTCGTCAGTTGGAAATGGAAGCGGCAGCCAAGGCGGCATCTCAGCAACATGCGCAACAGCAAGTTGAAGTTCAGCCCGCACAGCCACCGCAACATGAAACAACAGAGCAGATCACTTGAGAGCTAAAGGTTCGAGATTTGGCGAGACCTGATTTGTGGCGTAATCGTCATGGATCAGCCGATCAAGCGAATCGGAGTTGGTCAGTTTTCAAGTTCCTCATATGATCCAACCAGTGGCAGCTCTGCTGGTTGGGTGAAGTCGGAGTCGAAACTTCGAACGACAGGATGTCGTGTCGAATGCGAGCGAACGAGACCGCCTGCGGGCGGCGGGCACGGAGGCCATCATGCGGAATCGGTTGTATATTGCCCTGTTTCTGTTGGCAGGTAGCTTGGGGCAGGTCGGTTGTATCGTCCCGATCTATTCATCCTCGCCCGATATTCGCGCTCGGCAACTGATCTATGTGTCGGAAGGTTACCGACATATTCCCGAAATCTGGGAACGGATCTGGGGTCTGGATATGCCTGACGTGGCGACGCCTTATCGTACACACGGCGGCGTGATCTGATTCGATGCGCTGAGTCGTCGGTCAGAGATCGGCGAGACCTCGTGGCAGCGCTGCGCGAACTGGTTTGTCCCGTCGAAGCACGGCTTCGTACAGCGGATCTATGCACATGCATTCCGTGAAAGGTCTACAGGTGGAGTTACCTGTCGGAGATCTTAAGGCAGGGGCATTGTCCTTTTGCTTTACCATTCAATTCGGGCTGTCATTCGGCGCGTAAGCGACGTCTTGTCGCGCCCATTCTCGATCAGCCCACAAGCGAGACGATCCGGTGAGCAGTTTCTGTCGACGCCCCATCGGCCGTCCGGATACTGCCCCCGTCTTGTTTTGAATCAGAGACTTCTTCTCTTTCTCTGTGTCTCCGTGCCTCTGTATCTCCCTCGCCCCCGCTGAGCCCACCTGTACGTTTCGCGTACTTCGTGTGCGCATTGGTAGGGGGGAGACACGGAGGCACGGAGACACAGAGAATGCAAGGGGGGAGCAGGGGCTCATTGTCGTGAGGGGTTGTCTGTGGATACCATATTTGCATGACGGTGGTGGGAATTGTTGCGCGCGGCCATGGGGGCTGAATGGTGCTCTTTCGCCAGGCGTCGCTGAAGTGAGTACCTCGTCGTGCCTTGTTTGGAAGTTCAGCTCAATCGTCTGCGTTTGAAGAATCCGATCCTCGTCGCCTCGGGGACATTTGGATATGCCCGTGAGATGACGGCGTATGCCGAGTTTTCTCAGCTTGGGGCACTCATTCCCAAGACCGTCACTCCGCTGCCGCGTCCTGGTAACCCACCACCACGGACAGTGGAAACACCCTCGGGGCTGCTCAATTCCATCGGACTTGATAACGATGGTTTGGACGCATTCATCGCCAAGCATCTCACCGCGCTGCTGGGGTTGGGGACGGCGGTGATTGCCAACATTGCCGGGAAGAACACGGCCGAGTTCGTTCAGATGGCACAAAAGCTAAGCGAGTATCCGGGGCTTGCGGGGCTCGAGCTGAATATCTCGTGTCCGAATGTCAGTGGTGGCGTCGACTATGGGACGAATCCGAAAATGACGGCGGAAGTCGTTGCGGCCGTGCGCGCAGCGTGTGACCTGCCGATCATCGCGAAGCTGACTCCCAATGTGACCAGCGTTGTCGAGATCGCACGTGCGGCGAGCGATGCCGGGGCCGATGCGCTGTCGCTGGTCAACACGTTTCAGGGGCTGGTCGTCAATTGGCGCAAGCGTCAGCCGGTACTGGGGAACGGGATTGGTGGTCTGAGTGGCCCGGCGATTAAGCCGCTCGCGCTGCGGATCGTCTGGCAGGTGGCTCAAGCAGTGAAGACGCCAATCATCGGGGTTGGTGGAATTCAATCGATCGACGACGTGATGGAGTTCTTAATCTGCGGTGCATCGGCGGTCCAAATCGGCACCGCAAATTTTTACAATCCGACGTTGGCGACCACGCTGGTGACTCAATTGGCTTCGATTCTTGAGGAAGAAGGCTGCGAATCGGTGACGGATCTGGTGGGCACAATTCAGCCCTCAACGGTGGCACGTCTGGCCGCACAAAGTTGTCAGACTGCCAAGTCGTCTGTTTGATGAGGTCCGTCGCCCGATGACGATTCGATGGAATCCATCCGGAGAGTTTCATCAGGCGGCGACACGAGGTCATGTCTTCACAGAGCCAGATTCTTCGCGAGGTTGTTTGTTGATGCTCGATTGAAGGAGGTTCGCGTGTCGTTCCGATATCGGTGTCGCGGATGGTGGGTGAATGCCTCGTGGGCAATTGCCCTGTTCGGGTTCGGTGTCGTCGCCGATGGAAACCGTTTCGCGCAGGCCGATGAACCGTTGCCCGAGCGAGTCGAATTCAATCGTGATGTTCGGCCGATTCTTTCGGATGTTTGCTTTCACTGTCATGGCCCCGATGCGGCACAGCGCAAGGGCGATCTGAGGCTCGATACGCACGCCGGGGCGACTGCGGATTTGGGTGACGGTCGGCGTGCCATCGTGCCCGAACATGCGGAGCAGAGCGAACTGGTTCGGCGGGTCGAATCGACCGACGCCGACCTGCAGATGCCACCGCCCGATTCGGGGCGAACACTTTCCTCGCGGCAGCAAGCACTTCTGCGACGATGGGTCGCTCAAGGTGCGAAGTGGGATTTGCATTGGTCCTTCGTCAGGCCCGTACGAGCAGAATTGCCGCGTGTGAAACGAAGTGAGTGGGCGCGCGGCCCGATTGATCTGTTCGTGGCCGCTCGATTGGAACAAGAGGGAATCCCGCCGTCCCGAATGGCAGAACGAACAACCTTGCTGCGTCGCGCGACGCTCGATCTGACCGGACTGCCTCCTTCGCCAGACGACATGGCCGATTTCCTGCGAGACGAATCGCCTGATGCCTGGGAGCGTCAGCTGGATCGTCTGCTGGCATCACCGCGCTACGGCGAACGGATGGCCGTGCGCTGGGCGAATGCGGCACGCTATGCAGACACCAGTGGCTACCAAAGTGACGGCGAACGCACGATGTGGCGATGGCGCGACTGGGTGATTGACGCCTACAACGCAAACATGGCGTTTGATCAGTTCACCGTCCAACAACTCGCGGGGGATTTGTTGCCCGATCCGACGCTCGAACAGCAGATTGCCACGGGCTTCAATCGAAATCATCGCGGGAACGCGGAAGGGGGGATTATCCCCGAAGAGTACGCGGTCGAGTATGTGGTCGATCGCGTTGAGACGACAGCCACGGTGTGGCTCGGTCTGACGTTGATGTGTGCGAGATGCCACAACCATAAGTATGATCCGTTGCCCCAGTCCGACTTCTATCAGATGTTCGCTTTCTTCAACAACGTCCCCGAGAAGGGGCGGGCTGTGAAGTATGGCAACTCGCCTCCGTTCCTGACTTCGCCGACCCAATCCCAGCAGCGCGACTTGGCCCAAATCGATCGTCGCTTGTCCGCCGCGCAGGCAACGTGGGCGGCGTTGCAATCGGACGTCGCATCGACGCAAGAGAAATGGGAGCGGCAGCAAGTCCCTGATGTGCCCGCGGCTGCGGCCGTGCGCCATGGATTGATTCTGCATTTTCCTCTGGATGGCAATAGTAGTACGGTGGTCTCGTTGCCATCGGCGAACGGGCGTCCCGTCGGCTATTTGGGTCAATTGAGAACGTCGCCCGTGATCTCTCCGAGTCTGGTACTGTCGAGCAAAGACGCCGGAGATCCGCTGTTTGTTTCCGCTGGGCAGGGCATGGCACTTCAGGTTGATGACCAGCATCACGCGGCAGTGGGTGACGTGGCGAATTTTGGATTCTTTGATCCCTTTTCAATTTCCGCCTGGATTCGCCCTGAAGGAGATCGAGGCGGAACCGTAATTTCCCGGATGACGGATGCGATGCACGGCGATGGCTGGTGCGTCGTGCTCGAACAGGGCAAGGTTCAGGTGCATTTGACGAAACGATGGCTGGACGACGCGTGCCGTATCGAGACCGTCGATTCGATCGAGCCGGGACGCTGGCGACAGATTTCCGTGACATACGATGGCAGCCGCGAAACGGCGGGAATTCAGATTTTCGTCGATGGGCTACCCTGGCGGTCCGTGACATTATTGGATGAACTGAATCAGTCGTTCGACAACAAGGGGCCGCTTCGCATCGGCGGCGGGAATGGGCCAGACGGAAGGTTCCATGGTCTGATCGACGAAGTGCGCATTTTCGATCGAGTGCTGTCCGCGGACGAGGCCGCGATTCTTGCCGTAAATAAGCCCCTGTCGGCAATTGCGGCGACGCCCAAAGGGGATCGCACGGCCGCTCAAACGGCGGCATTGCGACTGTTCTTTGTCCAGCAAGCGGCGGATGAAACAATCCGTACCGCGTGGACAGAGCAACTACGACTGCGGGACGAGCGATCACGGTTCGTTGACGGGTTGCCCACAACGATGGTCATGTGTGAAATGCCGCAACCGCGTGACACGCATGTGTTGCTGCGGGGTGAGTACGATAAGCCAGGTGAACGAGTCGGCGCGGATGTCCCGGCGAGTGTGATGCCGCTGGCACACGATGCGCCGCGGAACCGACTGGGGCTCGCCCGATGGCTGGTGAACCCCGCTCATCCTTTGACCGCGCGCGTGGCCGTGAACCGCTGCTGGCAGATGTTGTTTGGGATTGGTCTGGTCAAAACCGTGGATGATTTCGGACAACAGGGAGAATGGCCCAGTCACCCCGAACTGCTGGACTGGTTGGCGATCGAGTTTCAGGGTGTTCCAGCGTCGTCTTCTCAATGGGATACGAAACGGCTGTTACGGCAGGTGACGTCGAGCGCGACCTATCAGCAGTCGTCTCGAACATCTGACGAATTGCAGCAGCGCGATCCAGAGAATCGCTGGCTGGCACGAGGTCCGCGGTTCCGACTGTCGGCAGAAATGGTGCGCGATCAAGCGCTGGCGGCGAGCGGGTTGCTTGTTGAACAGCTTGGTGGTCCGTCGGTCAGGCCCTATCAGCCGGATGGTCTGTGGAAGGATCTGGCGGGGATCGACTATGAACAGGATCACGGGGCCAGCTTGTATCGGCGAGGACTTTATACCTATTGGAAACGGACGGTGGCACCGCCATCAATGGTGACGTTCGATGCGGGTGGACGCGAAACGTGTATTGTCAAAGAGACGCGAACCAACACGCCACTGCAGGCACTCAACTTAATGAACGACGTTACATATGTCGAAGCCGCGCGCGTTCTTGGCGAGGCGATGATGAGGGAGGCCGATGCCACGCCGTCACAGCGAATCGATCGTGCATTCCTGAGAGTGCTGGGGCGAACCGTGCATCCCGTGGAACTGGCGGTCTTGAGTGCCGGGTACGCCGATCATCTGGCTCACTTTCGAATGCATTTGAGCGATGCCGAGACGCTCACGAAACAAGGTGAATCGGTTCGAGCCCCGCATCTTGATGTCGCGGAGCTGGCCGCATGTACGACAGTCGCGGGGCTGATCTTGAATCTTGATGAAACGGTGACACGCGAGTAGCGGTTGATGGCCGAGCGGGTTTGAATCCTGGGTTGGTGAACAATCAGTACGAGGCACGAGATGGCAGTTCATGAAAGTCTCTGGTCAGAGGGCCCTTTAAGCAGTCAATCATGTGTCACGAGCGACTCAACTCCGCTGACCGCAATTGACGATGTCACAGGTCTGCCGCTGACTCGAATGGGTCGCCGTTCGTTTCTGGATTCATCGCTGGGGTTGGGTTCCGTGGCACTCGCCTCTTTGACCAATCGCGCACTGTTTGCCGACCCGAGCGGAAACGTGAAGACCGCATCCGAACTCTCACATGCGGGGCCTCACTTTGCTCCGAAGGCAAAGCGGGTGATCTACCTGTTTCAGTCGGGGGCCCCGTCGCAGATGGATTTGTTCGATTGGAAACCGGGGCTTGCGGCAATGCGCGGCACAGAATTGCCCGAGTCAATTCGTCAGGGCCAGCGGCTGACGGGGATGACGTCCCGACAGGCAAGCTTTCCCGTGGCGCCGACGAAGTTCCAATTCGCACAACGCGGTCAGTCGGGTGCCTGGGTGAGCGAACTGCTGCCTCACACGGCAGGCATCGCCGACAAATTGGCGTTCGTCCGTTCGATGCATACCGAGGCCATTAACCACGATCCGGCGGTGACGTTTTTTCAAACGGGCAACCAATTGGCGGGGCGGCCCAGCATGGGCAGTTGGATTTCGTATGGCCTGGGATCGGACACCGAAGACCTGCCCGCGTTCGTGGCGATGGTCTCGATCGGCACCGGCAATCCCAATGATCAACCGCTCTATGACCGGCTGTGGGGTTCTGGCTTCTTGCCTTCAAAGTACCAGGGAACGAAATTTCGTTCCGTCGGTGATCCTGTCTTGTACTTGTCCAACCCCGAAGGGATGGATGTTCGGACGCGGCGACGAGTGCTCGATGATCTGGCCAAATTGAATGCTCAGAAGTTGGACGAGTACCACGATCCGGAAATCGCCACACGAATGACGCAGTACGAGATGGCATTTCGCATGCAGACGTCGGTTCCGGAGCTGACTGACATGGCGAGCGAGCCGGATCATAGCTTTGAGCTCTATGGGGAAGATGCCCGCAAGCCTGGAACGTATGCGTACAATTGCCTGCTCGCCCGACGACTGGCAGAGCGTGGGGTGCGATTCATTCAACTGTTTCATCGTGGCTGGGATCAGCACGGCAATCTGCCAAAGGCGATCGCCGGCCAGTGCCGCGACACCGATCAAGCATCATCTGCGTTGATTCGAGATCTCGAACAGCGCGGCATGCTCGACGAGACTCTGGTGATCTGGGGCGGCGAATTTGGGCGGACGACCTATTGTCAGGGAACGCTCACAGCCGAGGATTACGGCCGCGACCATCATCCTCGCTGTTTCACCGTTTGGCTGGCGGGGGGAGGCATCAAGCCGGGCACGACGTGGGGCGAGACGGATGACTTCAGCTACAACATCGTCCGTGACCCGGTGCATGTACATGACCTTCACGCCACGATGTTGCACTGCCTGGGAATCGACCACACTCGGCTGACGTACAAGTTCCAGGGCCGATACTACCGCTTAACGGACGTGCATGGGAACGTCGTGAAGGGGATTTTGGCTTAGAGACCGGTGATTCGGGAAGCGTTGCCAAGCGGAGGCTTGGCAACGAGAGAAATGGAAACGCTCTAGTACAGGGCGGTGGCGAGTTTTCGGCGGTACTCGCTGGTGAGTTCTGATCCGGGTCCGAGCATGTCGAAGATCTTGACCATGGTTGACTTGGCTTCGGCGCGGGCCTCGCCAAAATCTTTCTGGACGATCTCGAGGCAGATTTCGAGTGCTTTCCGGTGCTGTTGCGAAGCGGCGTAGGCTTCGGCGAGATGGATCTGAGCGATCAGATTTGTCGGATCAGCCTCGGCCACCTTGCGGGCTTCTTCGACACCACCGCTTTCGGCTGCGGTGCGGCGAACGTCGAGTTCCGACTTGAGCCGTTCGGCTTCCGGTTCGAGGAAGCCGCGTTGTTCGAGTGCCTCAAGGATCGTGGCGCATTCGTCGAGTCGTCCTTGTTTCAGAATGACACCTGCGAGCAGGATTTTCAGTCCGTCCTCGTCGGGCATAAGTTCCAGAGCCTGACGATATTTCAGTTCGGCTGCTTTCGGATCGGTTTCGGCCAGCTTCATTCCCTCTTGTGCCAGTTGCTGTGCGGGCGAGGGCAGCAGGCGCGCCAGCCATTCGCGAATCTGCTCAGCACTCAGCAGGCCAGTGAATTGATCGACCGGTTGGCCCTGTACCATTCCGAAGACCGTCGGCAGCGATTCCACGCGGAATGCCTGTGCGATTTCGGGTTGTTCGTCAGTGTTGACTTTGGCCAGGATGAACTTGCCGCCCATTTCCTCGGCGAGTGATTCCAGGATCGGGGCGAGTTGGCGGCAGGGATTGCACCACGGAGCCCAGAAGTCGACGACGACGGGAACTTCCATCGACTTTTGAATGATTTCTTGTTCGAACGTCTCACGGGTGACATTGATGACGTAGGCTGATGCAGACATCGTCGGCTTTCTTTGGAAAGTGCGCTTCATTGATCGTGAAAGTGTACGGCGATGACGAAACCGCGGCAAACTCGGCGTGGGGTTGAATGGAAACCGGCGGGGTCAAAGTGAGCTTTCGACAGAATCGATCTTTGCGACTTTTGAGCAGAAAAAGGCTTCGTGATGATCGAAAAAGCGGGATGGCGGTGGGTTTATGCCGATTTCGGAGTCCCGCGAAAGTTCTCTGTCGACGGGCCTTTCAAATTGACGCCCGTCGTTTCAGGTTCCTATGATAAAGTATCAGTAAAACCTGATGTCTTCCCCGCCTGAATTGCTCCCGCCTTGCTGACCCTCCTTGGAGTCGAGCCGCATGATGGTCTCTCGCTGCACAAGATCCCTCTTTCTGACCGCCAGTTTCTGTTGCGTTTCATCAGTCTTTGCGCAAGAACCTGTCGTCAATGGAACAGTGCCAGGCGCACTGCCTCCTGGAGCGGCGACGGCGATTCAGTTGAACGGTGGGAATCTGGCCGTCGCGAAAAAGCTGTGGCTCAGTTTTCCCGGCGACGCAACGCTGGCCGAGGGGATCGACAAAAATGGCGAGAACCCCGCTCAGGTGACGTACAAGGTCAATGTTCCTGCCGACACCGCATGCGGGATTCACGCCCTGCGTGTCGTGACCGACAAGGGGGTTTCCCCCTTGAAGCTGATGTTGATCGACGATCTCCCTTCGATTGCCTCGGTCGGTTCGAATGTGCAGTTGGCATCGGCTCAAGCGATTTCGGTTCCAACAGCCATTGACGGGGCTGTTGCAGGGCTGAGCTGGCAGTTTTTCAAGTTTCCAGTCCAGGCCGGGCAGCGTTTGTCGATCGAAGTGCTGTCGCGACGGATTGGTTCGTCGCTCGATCCGATCATTCGGGTGCTCGACCTGCATGGCCGCGAGCTTGCGTATAACGACGACACTCCGGGGCTAAGTGGTGATTCGTCGATTGTCTACACGTTCAAAGATGCGGGCGAGTACATTCTCGAACTGCGCGACATCAAGTATGGTGCCGGTGCTTTTCGGTTGCGAATCGGTGACTTTCCGGTCGCGACCGTTGCCTATCCGATGGCGGTTCAACGCGGAACGACGACGAATGTGACGCTGGCGGGATTTGGCGTTGACGGGCTTGTCCCGACCACCTTGTCTGTTCCGGCGACGCAAACCGCAGAATGGATGAACGTCAGTTTGAAACGACCGAATGGATTCAGCGGATTCAGTGCGGTGGAAATCGTATCGACGCCGCAGTTTGTGGAGCACGAGCCGAACAACACGCTTGAACAGGCGAATAAGGTTGATCTGGGGCATGACATCAACGGTCGATTCGAGCAACCCGGTGACATCGATCGTTTTGTGTTTGCCGCCAAGAAAGATCAGACGGCGACCTTCACGGGGATCACGCGACAGCAAGGTTCACCGACGGACCTGAACTTCAGAATCTTGAACAAAGAGGGCGGGCAACTGGCCGTGGCCGAGGATGTCGGCACGAACGAAGGTGCGGTGACCTTCAAGTTTCCGGCGGATGGCGAGTACTCGCTGATCGTGGAGGATCTGAATCATCGTGGCGGCAGCGAACATGCCTATCGAATTGAAGTGACCGCGGCGGCTCCCGCCTTTTCGCTGGCGGCGTCGCTCGACACGTTCAACATTCCCGCGGGTGGGTCGGTGATGGCGACGGTGACGACGATTCGCACCGGGCACGCCGGTCCGATCGAACTGAGTGCCGTGAATCTGCCAGCCGGCGTGACGGCCAGTCCGTCGATCATCGGTGCCGGTCGCAATGACGCCGTCATGACGTTGCACGCACCCGCAGAATTCCCGGCCGGTGAACTGTACGGGATTTCGATTGTCGGAACCGCACCGATTGGTGGGGCGAATGTCGTGGTTCCGGCCGAGATTAATGGTGTCTTGAAGGCTCGCAACAACAACATGCGATGGACGCCATCGGCGCTCAGTAAATCGATTGTCGCGTCTTCGGCTCCGGCTCCTGGATTTGCCTGGCGTGCGGAACCCAATGTGATCGTGTTCGGAAAGGATCTGTCGGCCAAGGTGAAGCTGATCGCCACCCGCGCGGCGGGATTTGAAGAAGCGGTCGCAGTGGCTGTCACACCTGCCCAGAACGGCCTTCCTGCCGGAGTGACGGTCGCGGTTAAGAACATCGACAAAGGCCAGAACGAAGCCGAGATTGTGATCTCGGCGAACAACCAGGCGGCACTCGGCGACTTCACTGCCGGCTTGAGCGGGACCTTGAAACAAGGCGACAAAACGGCTGTACAAGGGATGGCGCTTCGCTTGCAACTCGCCGCCCCGATGACCATCAAGCTCGATCCTGCGGCTGGCAAGATCACCAAGGGTGGCGAATTGATCGTGAAGGCCGTCATCGAACGGAACCCCGCATTCACCGCGCCGGTGAACGTGACGTTCCAGAATCTTCCCGCAGGGATCACGGCTGCGGCAGCGACGATTCCCGCAGATCAGTCCACTGTGGATGTGAAGCTGACAGCCACCGCGGACGTGGCTGCGGCCACTGTGAACAATCTCACCGTAAAAGGTGATGCCGCGGTGGGAACTGCGAAATTCGAAGCCACATCGCCAGCGGTGACTTTAGCAGTCGAATAAATGCATAAAAATTGATACATTCATCTGTCTCTGACGATTCCTGGACGGAGAAGACGGCTATGAGAATGACAGTACTTTCCCGATTATTTTCGCTGGCAGCCATCGCATTGGTGCCTGCGTTCGCTTTGGCGGAAGAGGCCATTGACGTTGGTCAACCCTCATCGATTGTGCTCGAACCGGCCAAATTCGATCTGCTCGGGAAGCGTTCACGACAGCAGTTGCTGGTGACAGGCGTCTATTCGGGCGATGACGTCCGCGACCTGACACCTGTGGCGGAATACACGTCGTCGAATCCGGCGGTCGTGAAGATCGAAGGTGCGGTCGCGCTTCCGGCCGGCAATGGAGACGCGATCCTGACCGCGAAGGTGGGGGCTCACGTCGTATCTGTGCCCGTGACCGTGAAGAATTTCGAAGCCGCCGCTCCGATCAGCTTTAAGAACGAAACGCAGATGGCGCTGACGAAGGCCGGCTGCAATATGGGTGCGTGTCACGGTTCCCCTTCGGGCAAGGGTGGCTTCCGACTGTCACTGCGTGCCTATGATTCGGTTCTGGACATTATGACGGTGCGTTCCGAGTTCTTCGGACGACGAACCAACATCATGGAACCCGGGCAAAGCTTGTTGCTGCGAAAGCCGCTGATGGAAGTGGCGCACGGCGGTGGAAAACGCTTGATGAAGGGCGAGCCGGCGCATCGGACGCTTGAGCAATGGATTGCCGAAGGAATGCGGCTTGATGCCGACACCGAACCCGATCTGATCAAGATCGTGACGGTTCCATCGAAACGCGTGCTGCGTCAGCCTGCGGCTCGTCAGCAGATCGTGGTTCAAGGGTATTTCAGCGATGGCTCGATCCGTGATCTGACTCAATTGGCCGACTTCAGTTCCTCCAGTGAATCGGTTGGATCGGTAAACTCATTGGGTCTGGTGACCAAGAATGGTCGTGGGGAAACTGCTGTTCTGGCTCGATATCTCGACAAGATGTCGACAACGTACATGACGTTCCTGGAAGATGTGCCTGGGTTCGTCTGGAACAATCCTGCGGAGAACAACTTCGTGGATTCGGCGGTCTTCGAGAAGTTGAAGCAATTGCAGATTCTGCCCTCGGATCTGTGCAGCGATGACGAATTCCTTCGCCGGGTGACACTCGATTTGACGGGCCGTTTGCCGACCGCCGACGAGGCTCGGGTCTTCCTGGCCGACAAAAGTGGTTCGCAGCGTGCAACGTTGGTCGAACGTCTGCTGGATAGTGACGAGTTTGCTTCGTTCTGGGCCCTGAAATGGGGTGATGTGCTGCGTTCCAACAGCAAGAAGCTGAAGACCGCCGGGGTTCACAAGTTCCGACAGTGGATTTATGAATCGATCCGCAATGACAAGCCACTCGACCAGTTTGCTCGTGAGTTGCTGACAGCCAATGGCAGCGTGTTTGAGAATCCACCTGCCAACTTCTGGCGTGCCAGCCGTGATCCATTGGATGCAACAGAAACGACGGCTCAGTTGTTTCTAGGTGTCCGTATCCAGTGCGCGAAGTGCCACAACCATCCGTTCGAGCGTTGGACGCAAGACAACTACTACGGAATTGCGGCCGCGTTCGCGCGTGTCGGTCGGAAGAACTCGGTCGACGCCGAAGAAGAAGTGATCTTCACTCAGGGCGGTGGTGAAGTGACGCAACCTCGCACTAACAAGCAAATGAAAGTGCATCTGTTGCTGAAGGGGGATGTCGACGTCCCTGCCGATCAAGATCGACGCGTCGTATTCGCAAAATGGTTGACGGAACCTGAAAATCCCTTCTTCTCGAAGAGCGTGACCAATCGCATCTGGGGGCACATGTTCGGACGAGGAATTGTCGATCCGATCGACGACTTCCGCGATTCGAATCCTCCTTCAAATGCCCGATTGCTCGACGAACTGGCTCGTCAGTTTGCCGCGAACAACTTCAGCCAGAAGTGGGTGATCCGCACGATCTGCAACAGCCGCACGTATCAGTTGAGCTCGCGTAAGAATCCGTTCAACAAGGATGACGAGATTTATTGCTCGCACGCCAATACCCGATTGCTGACTGCGGAACAGTTGCTTGACGGGATCTGTGCGGTGACGAGTGTTCCAGAACAGTTCCCCGGCATGCCATTGGGAACACGCGCATGTGAACTGGCCGATCCTCCAACCGATCACTACTTCCTGAAAGTGTTTGGCCAGCCACAACGTGAAATGGCCTGTCAGTGCGAACGTTCCAGCGAATCGAACTTGTCGCAGGCGTTGCAGATGATCAATGGTCCTGTGGTGCACAACAAGCTGCGTGCAGACAATGGCCGAATTGCGATCATGCTGAAAGAGAACAAGTCGAACGAAGAGATCATCACGTCTCTGTATCTGGCGGCGTTGGCTCGTACGCCATCTGCCGAAGAGATGACCGCAT from the Schlesneria paludicola DSM 18645 genome contains:
- the trxA gene encoding thioredoxin — protein: MSASAYVINVTRETFEQEIIQKSMEVPVVVDFWAPWCNPCRQLAPILESLAEEMGGKFILAKVNTDEQPEIAQAFRVESLPTVFGMVQGQPVDQFTGLLSAEQIREWLARLLPSPAQQLAQEGMKLAETDPKAAELKYRQALELMPDEDGLKILLAGVILKQGRLDECATILEALEQRGFLEPEAERLKSELDVRRTAAESGGVEEARKVAEADPTNLIAQIHLAEAYAASQQHRKALEICLEIVQKDFGEARAEAKSTMVKIFDMLGPGSELTSEYRRKLATALY
- a CDS encoding PPC domain-containing protein, which translates into the protein MMVSRCTRSLFLTASFCCVSSVFAQEPVVNGTVPGALPPGAATAIQLNGGNLAVAKKLWLSFPGDATLAEGIDKNGENPAQVTYKVNVPADTACGIHALRVVTDKGVSPLKLMLIDDLPSIASVGSNVQLASAQAISVPTAIDGAVAGLSWQFFKFPVQAGQRLSIEVLSRRIGSSLDPIIRVLDLHGRELAYNDDTPGLSGDSSIVYTFKDAGEYILELRDIKYGAGAFRLRIGDFPVATVAYPMAVQRGTTTNVTLAGFGVDGLVPTTLSVPATQTAEWMNVSLKRPNGFSGFSAVEIVSTPQFVEHEPNNTLEQANKVDLGHDINGRFEQPGDIDRFVFAAKKDQTATFTGITRQQGSPTDLNFRILNKEGGQLAVAEDVGTNEGAVTFKFPADGEYSLIVEDLNHRGGSEHAYRIEVTAAAPAFSLAASLDTFNIPAGGSVMATVTTIRTGHAGPIELSAVNLPAGVTASPSIIGAGRNDAVMTLHAPAEFPAGELYGISIVGTAPIGGANVVVPAEINGVLKARNNNMRWTPSALSKSIVASSAPAPGFAWRAEPNVIVFGKDLSAKVKLIATRAAGFEEAVAVAVTPAQNGLPAGVTVAVKNIDKGQNEAEIVISANNQAALGDFTAGLSGTLKQGDKTAVQGMALRLQLAAPMTIKLDPAAGKITKGGELIVKAVIERNPAFTAPVNVTFQNLPAGITAAAATIPADQSTVDVKLTATADVAAATVNNLTVKGDAAVGTAKFEATSPAVTLAVE
- a CDS encoding DUF1549 and DUF1553 domain-containing protein; the protein is MRMTVLSRLFSLAAIALVPAFALAEEAIDVGQPSSIVLEPAKFDLLGKRSRQQLLVTGVYSGDDVRDLTPVAEYTSSNPAVVKIEGAVALPAGNGDAILTAKVGAHVVSVPVTVKNFEAAAPISFKNETQMALTKAGCNMGACHGSPSGKGGFRLSLRAYDSVLDIMTVRSEFFGRRTNIMEPGQSLLLRKPLMEVAHGGGKRLMKGEPAHRTLEQWIAEGMRLDADTEPDLIKIVTVPSKRVLRQPAARQQIVVQGYFSDGSIRDLTQLADFSSSSESVGSVNSLGLVTKNGRGETAVLARYLDKMSTTYMTFLEDVPGFVWNNPAENNFVDSAVFEKLKQLQILPSDLCSDDEFLRRVTLDLTGRLPTADEARVFLADKSGSQRATLVERLLDSDEFASFWALKWGDVLRSNSKKLKTAGVHKFRQWIYESIRNDKPLDQFARELLTANGSVFENPPANFWRASRDPLDATETTAQLFLGVRIQCAKCHNHPFERWTQDNYYGIAAAFARVGRKNSVDAEEEVIFTQGGGEVTQPRTNKQMKVHLLLKGDVDVPADQDRRVVFAKWLTEPENPFFSKSVTNRIWGHMFGRGIVDPIDDFRDSNPPSNARLLDELARQFAANNFSQKWVIRTICNSRTYQLSSRKNPFNKDDEIYCSHANTRLLTAEQLLDGICAVTSVPEQFPGMPLGTRACELADPPTDHYFLKVFGQPQREMACQCERSSESNLSQALQMINGPVVHNKLRADNGRIAIMLKENKSNEEIITSLYLAALARTPSAEEMTASTKHIAAQQDRRQALEDVGWAILNSKEFLFQH